A region of the Pseudorasbora parva isolate DD20220531a chromosome 18, ASM2467924v1, whole genome shotgun sequence genome:
TAGTTTAGTTCCcttgaatattaaaaaaaacttacatttgcagtatatttctattttttactatttgttttaataaatttacTATTTAGCATTTTCCATCTATAATCACTATTATCTTGTAATGCTCTTTCATTAATGCGCAGGCAAATATATGATATTTTGGAGGATTGAAGAATTTGAACATAAAGCATTGGCAAATTAAACTCAAAGTTTGAATCTTAGTAGGCTACAGATTGTCTGCCAAAACTGGGAAGGTCTAGGGAAGGTCTGGAAGGACGCACACTTCTCACATGAACGATAGGGGGCAGAGatacattaaaaacacattcaAAAACAGTGCGCTTAGAAAGGAATTTTTTTGTGATAAAGGAATTTTAATGCCCAAGTAGAAATGTGTGGAAAATAGTTCTAGCATTTGCACCGATTAGAACTGACTTAAAAAAGTGCTTTGTTTGATTAGTATAGATTTTTGAATTGTTCTATGCCAGTGCTAATCATTTTTCAGTGCTAATCATCAAATATTAACGAATCACTTGTAAGACTACCTCAAGAGGAAATGTTGGGGTGACTATTTCAGATATCTCATGATGATCATGCATAACAATCATGGTATAACCATGAAGCTAGACCTATGTCTTCTCCTAGGCTCCAATCCAAGAAATGGTGCTGTGAATACTTGCCTGGAAAGGAATGAGGGCACAGCATGCTGACTCAAACTGGCATGGTCAAAAAGTGCCTTGGCATATGGAAAATGTTAGCCTGCTGAAGCTCTAACTGCACCACAAACCAGTTGACTTAATGTAGTTTTCTTTAACTTTTTTTCACACAATGGACTGTGTAATGTTGATTGGCTTTCAGGATTCTTGATTGATTTCTGGAGAGATGATCAAGGACAGTGTGAATTAGCATTATGCTCAAGTTTTAACTACTCTCACATTTTCTTTGATTTAATTAACACATACCGAGGAATGATGAAAAGCCAGTTTATAGTTAAACCAAAAGGAAGAAAATGTTTTGTCCCTGCTTGTAAGAACCATGTGTCTTATGAGCAAGTGGACACAgtgtgctctgctgtgttttCATGATATCTGAGACTGAGGGAGGAGCTTCATTTTGAAAGTTAGACAAAGCTGTGTTCAAATATTTCATATTctctcattaaaaaaatactagcATGTGTTCTCCTTACTGTCTATATCTGCTGTTAGATCATATTTCAGTTTTCCCTGATGGGTTCTTAGAGACATCTGACGTGGAAGTACAGTCCTCTGTATGCAATGAATGTTTTTCTGAAGCAAGGGTCTGTACTCTGTACTGCCCTGAACGGACATTATTCACTAGGAGCACAAAAGACAAGCAGTTAAGGACAATATAAGTTGTGAGTTTTTTttataggcctacatttattattattattattattattattattattattattattattattatttttaatcttGTGCTGTTTCATCAAAATTCCTGTTTGATAAAGTATTTTTTACTGTACTCCATGTCGATGGCAAATTCAAATAATAGCATTGGAGCTGCATTTAATCAGGCTTAGCTGCTTAAATGACCAAAGCACATAATTAGGGTAAAGGTTGAGCAAAacttattttgagttttttttcttcctttttcttacttagtggtctttttaataatacattaagcAACAACAAAATTAGGCTGCACTATAAATATAGGCTAAAACCTATGCTAGATAAAGCATGGTTATATTATAGAACAATTCAGGAAAGTGACTTTGAAGATTGAATAGAGCACTGAAGAACTACCTGAACTGTACATTGAGATTCctgtttacagtgtgtttagCTGTTTCTGAGATCTTTCTAGGAAAGAAACTCAATACCTTCGACCCCCAAAACATGTTTATAGAGGTCTTGTACAGTCACGAAAACAACAGGGAGGAGAAAGAATTGAGTAGTAATGACAGGCTCCTTTAAGGTGGACTATCTCAAATGCTACGAATCTGGATTTTCTTACAGTATTAACAAACTGAGCATATATAATTCAACAACGCTCAATTTGTTAATGCTATAAGAAAATCCAGATTCGTTGCATATATaactaaattatatatataactgactaaaatatagtaaaaacataATGGTAATATGTTTTTGACCCGATTATATGGCAGTTTTACCATGATACATAGAAACAGATTCTTTGAAACgaattgttcaaaataatcGATTCATGTAAATATTGAAGGCTAGCCATAGGCTAGCACTAGTCTGAAAACAGGTTGTGCTGCTGTTCCCCCTTAAATGTGGGCGGAGAAACTTGAAGGCACGCGGCTCCGACAGTCCGACTATCTTTGCCATATAAAAAGCTTGAGCATCACTGTTAGAAAGACGCCAACGATACCAGCAGGGTATTTCTTATATATCACAGTCGTTTTAAACGAAGATTTCCTCGTTATTCCACTGAAACTGGTAAGATCTGGTATAGTTTCAATTCATTTTGCGTAACTACATTTCCCAACGTCCTTGATATATGCGAGTATTACGAGCTGTAACTTACATTATTGTTAATTCACATTTAAAGGTACTATTACATTGTCATGTTTCTGGTTTAAATTGATTGTTTTGATAACCGGTGTGAATTGAGGATGAATGAGTCGGTCAACAGAGTAGGTTAACTGTTAGACAGGCGCAAACAGAACTGGACCAATCCGGTTTACAAACTGTCGCGATACCATTTACATTAACATTGGCGTTTCCTTTGAAAATTACTGTAATATATCGATAGTgtaatttacaataaatctcaCAAAAGCTCTGTTTAGCCTGACGTCAGTTATATATAAcgttaaatattataattagaTTCGATGAGCGTAGTAACCGACATGGCACCCGGCGTTTGGTTGCTATGTCTACGGTCATTTGAGGTTTAGTCTGGATTAACTGTTGTTTTTCTAACCGAACCCAAATCTTTATAGTCTACCAAAAAGCCTTGGTGTATTTGTGTTATTCGGGGTATTCGGAAATTTCATAAATAGCTTTTTTTGTCGCCATTTCCGCGTAAATTGATTAGGTGATGCAACGTTCAGCGTGTCTTGCGGCTCTTGCCTGTACGCGTGTCTTGCCCATGACGTCAAACATCTGAATGCTTCCCTTCTCCAATAGGGTCTGAAGCCGTGACGAAATTGATGTGCTTGCTGCTAATGTAATTCGATTTATTTCCAGGGCATCCAacataaactgacaaaatgagCAAGGATACGGAAGTGGATATGAAAGATGTGGAGCTCAATGAAGTGGAGCAAGAGAAGCAGCcaatgagagagggagaggcTAGAAATAATTATGCCAATTCGCCTGTAAGTGAGAAGAATGGCATTGTGAAGGTGAAGATTCCAGACGAGGAGACTAAGTTCACTGGGTTGTCCAAAGAGGAACTCATGAAAGTAGCTGGAACACCAGGGTATGACATGCACCATGGATACATCTCATTTATTTCCATTTAGATCTTGGTGTGGATTTTGCAGGTACTCAAATGATTAAGTCATTGTTATATTATCTTAAATAGGTGGGTTAAAGTTCGTTGGGCACTTCTGATTCTGTTCTGGCTTGGTTGGCTGGGCATGCTAGCTGGCGCTATTGCCATCATTATTCAAGCGCCTCGATGCAAGCCCCTCCCTGAGATGAACTGGTGGAACTACGGACCACTGTACCAGATTGGAGACGTGAACTCCTTTACTTCAGACCTGAAAGGTAAAGACCGACAACTCCTTTGGCCAACATTCAATCAACCAAAATTAATCTTATGGGGAAAAAGGAAGTGTTAATTATTGGCAGGGTTGGGTCCAGCTCTGAACACATTCAAACGCATAATCACTCTCTTTCTTTATGCTGCTGAATCGACACATCTGGTTTCCTCGACTTGTATGCCATCCTGTTTGCTCAGCTCATATATCTTTCTGCAAACTATATTAAGGAAATATCATACACTAATTTTAGATGAAGGGTTGCAGAATGTCTTTCAATGAATATTGTTAGGCACAATGAAGTTGATATTAACATGAATGTGGTCTTTGATCTGAATATTTCCCTATTTATtctctcttttctttctttctttctcaggTTTGGCTGGAAAGGTACAGACATTGGATGAGTTAAAGGTGAAGGGTCTTATCATAGGCCCGATCCATGTGTCCAGTGCCAACAAGCCTGAGGATCTGAACTTGACTGAGATTTCTAAAGAGGCTGGTAATGCGACGCAGTTTAAAGAAGTAATCCAGGCTGCACACAAAAGAGGTGAGCTAGCGTTTACTAATACTCTAAAATGTAGTATTTGCTATTTATTGTATATTGTTGGGTAcataagttatatatatatatatatatatatatatatatatatatatatatatatatatatatattttaagtgtgTATATAGGTGTACAGGTCCTGAAATGTATCACAGTTTCTACAAAAAAAGTAACTTTTTCAgcattgttgattttgtatgttttttatatatatatatataatatgtgtgtgtgtgtgtgtgtgtgtgtgtgtgtgtgtgtgtgtgtgtgtgtgtacgtatgTTTTTACCCCAAGGTATTTCTGTTGTTTTGGACCTTACCCCTAACTATAaaggagaagagccttggtttGCCAATGTTTCTGTCAACTCTTTGGAACTTGAGGTATGACTTGGATCTGGATAACTTTGTCCAATAATCTATGTTGTCACTTGAACTTGATTTGTGTACTTGAGTTTCCAGAGTAATAATTATGATCCTTGTCTTTGTAGCCTGCTCTGAGGCATTGGCTAGCAGAAGGTGTAGACGGATTCCTTTTCTACGGTGTTGAGAAGGTTTCCACTGCAGCCCCATCCGTTTGGAGGGATGTTGAAAACATTTTCCGCAATCAGACAGAATCCGATGGAAAAACGAAAAAGTGAGCACTTGACagttattgcaaaaaaaaaaaaaaaatcacaaatggACTTTTGAAGTAAAGGAGCCACCTTGTGGTAGTTGGAGCAACTTTTATTAAAACCTTAACTCCAGTCAAGGGGACTTTAGTGGGCTGCTTATTGGTTTTAAATTGTATTGACAACACACTTGCTCCATtcaatacttttattttataatctTACTGACTTTTTCTTTTCTAGAGTCTTAATTGGCGTTACAGAGAAGTCCTCTCCTAATGACATAGCTGCTGTGTTGAACAAAACTGGTGTTGACCTGCTCCTCACTGGGGCTCTACGGTCCAGATCTGCTCTGGAAGTTGCCCATTCTGTTGCTCGCTTGTATTCCACTTACAATCAGACCCAACTGACTTGGAACATTGGTGGGCGTATAGCTGGACACCTGGCTTCAGTAGTGGGGCTTGCCAAAGTTAAGCTGAGTCAACTGTTGCTGCTTACCCTGCCTGGCACACCGGTGTTTAATTATGGGGATGAAATCGGACTGCAAGATCAGGTAAGCTGACTGAAGGTTTTTATCAAGAGTAAGCAGCAGGTGTTAAGTGTTTTTCAAGAGCAGATCCTAAAATTCTGTTATCCTTCCATTTAGCCTACCAAAAACCCAACCATGGTGTGGGACGTCTCTAATGACACTGAGACTTCAAAGGTAAGAAGCTTGTGCACACAGTGCTAAATCCCCATTTACAACCGTCAATATTGGGATTtaatagttttaataaaatgttcatgTTTGCTTTACAGAGTACTTTCCGTGCATTCTTCAAGACTGTGAGTGAAAAAAGAATGAAGGAGCGCTCTCTGCAGCACGGGGAATACTTGCCTTTGTTCAACTCGACCTTTGCCATGGCCTATGCGCGAAAGTGGGACCAGAATGAACGCTACATTATTGCACTCAACTGGCACCCGAATGAAACAGTCACTCTTCAGCTGAAGCATGCTGAGATTCCTAAACAGGCTACAGTAGTTTTTAGCACTATTGATAGAGATGTTGATAAATTGCTTGACCTTGCAAGCCTAAAGGTGAAGCCAGAAGAAGGAATAATGCTGAAGTTTCCTTACACATCCTAAAGACACACTTTAAATTTGCAGTTAGAATGAGGACATGGATTTGGCTAATCTGTTACATTACTTGTCCTTTTTAGTACATGAACACTGGCATACAGCTTCAGATTGTACTGTTACATGCATCACATGCACTGCATGACTACTAAACAGAACTTTAAGCTggtagtttttttctttcttctgttacaTAGAATACATTCCATAGGAAGAATTCTTATTAAATGGACCCTcttttatatatgtgtgtatttttagtttttcaaaTGAAGTGCAATTCTGCACATGAAAAAAAGTGTCCAAGTCAATCTAAAATTGCTGTTTCTTCTATGTAATTGGAAAAAGATGCATGAAAACGAAAGCTGTGGACAATAAATTAAGTGGAGCAATTCATCTTTGTTGTTTGTCATTGTATTATTTCAGGTGGGCTTCCCTCATCTACTTTAACAAGTGTTGCCTGCATAATGAGAGGTAACAGAGACATGGTTGAATTATTAAAATCTACCGCCCTAAAATGGAGCAGCTCTCAGTGTCTCCACCATAGCATATCAGGTGTCTCTACTGATGACTTCTTTATTTAGAGCTATTCATTATGCATACAGAGAGCTCAGTCTCACCTGGCTATTTTAACTCATTACAGATTTATGAACCCCTGCTAAGATGGGCTCAGTGCCTTGAGTGATGAAGGAAATGGTCTCAAGTGCATAAGAGGTCTGAAAGAACAGACCTACTCATCCTAAGAAACAAAGGCTCTTCAACTATcttcacaaaatatatattgtacaatttatatattttgttagttggtttggataaaagtgtctgctaaaggatgaaatataaaaatgagttattttttccttaAGTCCTCTACATTTTCTCAAACTTTTCTAGGTCAATAACTCATTTGGGACCACAAACCTGACGAAGAACCTACACTTTTAGTCAATGCTGTGGTCCCTTCTAATCTAAAGGTGTTTTTAGTTTAGAAATGTATTTATCtgcataatacatttaaaatcactGTATTGATCATAAAATGCGCCTAATTATAACAACAGACTATTGCTCTGACATGCTGCCAGTGTTGCATCTGCGGCACTATATGCACTGACTGCACTACTCGGTTTGTTGCGTCTGTCTCTTTAAGAACTGCTTTCTTCGAGGACTCCCTGACGCATTGCAGGTGGCTGAAAACCAATCAAAATACATTTCCTAGGTCAGCTGACAAGTGCCATCAGACTTCTATATATAAACTCTCCGGATCATCCATTCAAACCTGAAAGCCACCGTTGTATGCTATGGCTATTCAAAAGAATAATCGTAAATCAGAAAGTTACAGTCGATAAACAACGCCGCATAATATATCGTTTTTATGAACGAAAACGGGGAAGTTTCACTGTGCTATTTGGAGTTCAATAATTTTGACTGCGTGGCGTAGGTAGACCATAGTAACAGCTTTGTTGTCAAGGAGTGCGACGTCCCACTTTGGACCGAAACACTAAGGCGTAGTGATATTGAAATTTGGGCGCACAGCAGCAGAAGATAGTGCTTGAAATTTGTACGGGTGGAAAGCAAACGCTTGGATTTTCTAATTTTCTCTACGTAAAGAGGAACGTAGTTCACAATAAAATACAATGGTAAGTAAGCTTTTATAACACTTTATTCTAATAGTTAAACTGCAACGTAGCTACAAAAATGGCTGAGCGTCCACGGCGAAATGATAGGTGTGAATGGGCTAGTGTTAGCTTAACGTTAGCTCTTTCCGAGCTAACCGTCATTCCATTGAAAGAGCGCGCGAGCTCCCGGGCTAACGTCACTTAAATTGGTTAACGTTACACAGTTTTCATATTTCCCGAGTAAACGGCGATATCGCTTGGCGTGTGACATTTAGCAGCACTTCCTATATTTGCAAATAGGCGCGAGATGTAATAAAATGTGCAGCAAAAAATTGCTATAGCAGTTAACGTTACTAGCACATCTTCCTTGACTGATTCCCTGTTGCTAGCTCGCCTCATGTCGGCTTGAGCAATCAGCGGcttgaaaataaatgcacacaGTTAGGACCCTGTGCCAAAAATAGtctgagtatatatatatatatatatatatatatatatatatatatatatatatatatatatatatatatagatcacAACATGCTTGTAGTTTCCCACGCGCATTAATCCATTTAGTTCGTCTCTAACCGTGAACCACATTATAGAACAATAAAAACAACGCACATCGTCAAATGCAGTAAACTACAACAATGTATTCTGTTGTGACTACGTTTTGTAGTTTGCCCATTCGTATTCCCTGAGTTAGTCGTTGCAGTCAAGAATGACATCATCAAACTTGTAAAACACAAGCTGTCACGTGTTAGACGCGTTCCATTCAGTTTATCACGTTGAGCTTCACACCGAAATATCAGTGTCGTCTTGCTATGCTTATAATATTAACTGTGTATGTGTCCTTCCTATAGGCTGATCAGCTAACAGAGGAGCAGATTGCTGGTAAGATGAACCTTTGGAAAAAGTAATTTACTTCACCCTTAcgctgttccaaacctgtatgaatttatgtattctgctgaacacaaaagacaatattttgaagaaagttggaaaccaaacagttgatggaccccattgacttccataggaTTCCCCCCAACCTCCCCCCACCCGCAATCTTTTGGAAGTCTGCGGGTACATCAACTGTTTAGTTAGGcattttcttcaaaatatcttcttttgtgttcagctgaactTCATAAAGGTATGGAGTAACTTGAGGGggggtaaatgatgacagaattcaaACTTCTGGCTGAAAATTAAACCAATAAAATTGTGCTAataatttaagaatatttaacCCATTTGCATTTCTCTTTCAGAATTCAAGGAGGCCTTCTCCTTATTTGACAAAGACGGTGATGGCACCATCACTACTAAAGAGTTAGGCACTGTCATGCGCTCTTTGGGCCAGAATCCTACAGAGGCAGAGCTTCAGGATATGATCAATGAAGttgatgctgatggtgaggaaaCCATTCCACAGATAAAGCATGTTGCTGTAGCTCTTCTCTAaatgttttatcctttgaaCCCTCTCAGGCAATGGAACAATTGACTTCCCAGAGTTCCTTACTATGATGGCCAGGAAGATGAAGGACACTGATAGCGAGGAGGAGATCAGAGAAGCATTCAGAGTGTTTGATAAGGTAGAATGGGTTTTCTTGGAAACATGCACTCACTCactaggaaaaaaaagaaagaataaaatgGGAAATATTTTCCTCACTCAGTGACTAATGCTTTACAGGATGGGAACGGTTATATCAGTGCAGCAGAGTTGCGTCATGTCATGACAAATCTGGGGGAGAAGCTTACAGACGAGGAAGTGGATGAGATGATCCGGGAAGCCGATATTGACGGTGATGGCCAGGTCAACTATGAAGGTATTTACACATGTTAATGTCATTCATGCATAGTGATCTTTTTTTATGCAAACTTGTTTATTGTCTGCTTTAACGTCAAGCTTGTGGTTAAGGCATTAAAAACTATTCAAGTTTCAAATTGAAAACATTTTCAGAAAAAGCCATTAAGAGAGGCCTTTTTATTTTGCAGGGTTTTTTTCAGACTTTTTGTAATATCACTTTGTAAAGGTTTGCTAATTTTTCTTCCCTCCCCCTAATTTTTTAGAGTTTGTCCAGATGATGACAGCGAAGTAAAACTGGAAACCAAAAGGAGCACAACAGACCAAACAGTGGGCAGCACTCTCACTGTCAACCTTCAACAAGCATTCACAACCCAATCTCACTCCTCTCCATTTAGTTTTGCTCTCCTCTACTTTCCATTAGTTGAAACAGTCCCCTGCTCTGCTTGTTTTTACTTATGATCTTCTGTAATGTTTTTCCTTTTGGTTTTCTTTGGAAGAAAATATTTACATGCACAACAAAGTTTAAATCTTGCATATATGATGGTGATAACAGCAATGTAACACATgtatcaatattttaaagattgtGACATACTATATGGACAAGAGCAATGCATGCTTTGTTTACGTTTGGCATGtttctgtgttttgtttttcttcccaGCTTGCCTCTTTTTCTAACTTGCTAGTTCTCCTTTAAATGCATGTTTCTCATGCAACCTCTGCTCAGTGGTCTTAGAACTGTATGGTGAATAACCATTCATGGATAATCAGGGGCTTTATATAACAAAATGGCTCAAACTTCCATGTCATAGTGTGATTGTTTTTAGCGTAGATCTGTGTGTCTGAGCGAGTGCTTGTAGTTGGATTTAAAGTGGAGCCACTCAGTAAAGTTTACGTTTTGGTATAGGGCTTGTTCTTTAGGGACCGCATAATTAATGTGCAcgataataaaacatttagacAAATGTGTAGATTAACCCAGAGATGGTTAATTGGGGACCAATTATTTCACTTAGTCTTCTGGTTTTGCcccttttttgtattatttgagAGAAACATGGTGGAAAGTCTTTAACCTTCTTTCCAACTTCCATTTCCTCACTAATTTTACTACCCCAAAGCAATTGCCACCTATTTGTTCTAGACTGGTGTAGAGAGGTTTAATGTTTGGTTTGAGCTCTATAAGTGTGGAGTTTTACTGAAGATGTAGAATAGTTTTCACTTTAATATACAGTCTTACATTTTAATGCTGCACTTGGTGTCCTAGTCAGTGGACAATCTGTCTAgggaaaaatatgaaatttaagcTGTGTGCTGATTCTTCTTCCTGCAGGCTGTTTTCGATATATTTGTATACATCCATAGCACTtgcattttatgattttttttttttttttttttaaagaatttctCAGAAACAATGGTATGCTCTCCTCTTCCATGGTCCTGAAGTTGTGGTCCATGCACAGTGGCAATTGGGATGGTGCGTAAATGCTTGTCATCCAGTTAGACTGTTGTCTGCTGTGTTGGTGCATCAACTGCTGCCAATGAAATGCAGCTTTGAATGAaatccgttttttttttgtaactgtATAGACCGTTAAACAAACAAATGGTTAAGGTTAAACAAATGGCGTATAATGGTAGAATTACATTATGGTGGTAGTATTGCATCTTCTGCCCCAGTTCTTAATTTATTCTACTGTTATGTTTTTTATGACATttatatgttgttgtttttttttccttctaagATCTGTTTACGGTCTggttcttttttctctcttcctCTGCCCATATGGTAATATAGTAAAAAAGAGAAAGGTTATGCATTCCATTGCAGAACTCTGGTTTTCTTGCTAAATAAACATCTTGGACCTCTGTTTCTAAATTACCTCTTTTTGTTCATAACACTGTTGCCTATATAACTGTAAATCTGCATGGgcttattattaaaaatagtgTAAGAGAGACAGAAAAGTGCATCTGATGTATATCTATTGTGTTTATTGTCATTTGTTTGCACAAGGCAGTATTTATCATTTTGAATTATTGAGTAATAATCACGTCCACATATCGCTTAaaaacatgcatacatacaaacGCATACATTGCAAATACTACAAACAAAATTGTTTAATAGATttagttaaatataattattttctaTCTTTGGAATGTGTAAAATTAGAAACAAGTGAGAGTAGCAGAAACGTCCACACGACAAAGCCTGCAGTAATTATAATCCGTCTGTAGTTTTGTCCCGTCATGAAACTACAACACCCAAGTTCTCTAAACGTCCAATACCGGTACTGTACAGAGCTGTTTGATGATTGACGTGACGCAGAACGAATAGGGAACCGCCGATTTCAGCGATAACCAATCACATCAATGACAAGTGAGACGTGGGCGAGGACACCAGTCTCAGAACATACACCAATAGTTTGCCAGTATACAGATGGGTGGTTTTATtgattcaagaaaaaaaaatgttgcaacGGGCCAAATACTAAAGGGTGTTCAATTGATTTGTGACAGGCAAGCCAACTCAAACAATTTTAAAGAGTTGAACGTCCAGCGGGGAATCTGAACCCATCGTCTGCGCTAAAACGCCCTGTCAGGAGATGTAAATACGCGAGTTCAGGCCAGGCGCATTTAGTTATTTCACTACGTATCTACGATTGACGTACAAGTGATATTCACAGAACTTACATACCGAGGTTTTTACGCCTTCACGTTCCTTCTTCAAGGAACAGGATTGGATACCAGAACCCAACTGCTGTGAGACAGGAATAAGAAGGTAAGATTGCATTCTCGCATTTTTATCCGATAAAAATGAGATGATACGCGTTTTTGGAGACTGCTGTCGTAAGCTATGTTATATTGCAAGTAACGAACACAAGTTGCTGCCCTAATAAACACTAACGTTAGCTGCTTGATATGTTAACTTGGTCATAAGTgcactttatttaaatgaacacaCAGTCGTGGCTTCTGCAGTAAACCTTTATAAAACATGTTAGATGGAGTTTGTTTTTGAAGTCGTGCAGCATGCGACCAAAGGGCATTACAATCTCATGCTTCCTCTGTTTGCTAATACATGTGCCAACTGAATGAATCAAACTGGACAAGTGGATAGATGTAGGACACACCAATAGTTTGCCAGTTTACAGATGGGTGGTTTATTGATTCAAGAAAAAAATGACCTATAAACGATTCATTGCCACATAACCAAACATAAACACTTCATGGATGCACGCCCGTTTAAAAAGGGAAAGTTGTAAGCTTTTCCAATGGGACAGTGGTTATTCATTGCGCAGCAAATTCAGGTTCAAATTTAAATTGGCAGCTGTCGATGACAGTTTTAACACCAATATACCCAATCAAAACCCAGACATGACCGTGTCAAACTGTTCCTAATGATGCCCAAAAGTTTTTGTTTGGCTACAAATAAAGAAATGAACAGTGATTTTGCTATCAGTAACATGATTTTCgattttgtaataataataataataataataataataataataataataataacttttaaaaagtGATATTACTATAGCCTAAATATTATCTCTTTTATTAAACTTTTACTTTAGGTCGTTGTACAGCTGACATGTACTTTAAGATCCAGGTTTTAAGGATGTATTTCATGGATATGTTCTAGGCTTTATATActagttttccttttt
Encoded here:
- the slc3a2b gene encoding solute carrier family 3 member 2b is translated as MSKDTEVDMKDVELNEVEQEKQPMREGEARNNYANSPVSEKNGIVKVKIPDEETKFTGLSKEELMKVAGTPGWVKVRWALLILFWLGWLGMLAGAIAIIIQAPRCKPLPEMNWWNYGPLYQIGDVNSFTSDLKGLAGKVQTLDELKVKGLIIGPIHVSSANKPEDLNLTEISKEAGNATQFKEVIQAAHKRGISVVLDLTPNYKGEEPWFANVSVNSLELEPALRHWLAEGVDGFLFYGVEKVSTAAPSVWRDVENIFRNQTESDGKTKKVLIGVTEKSSPNDIAAVLNKTGVDLLLTGALRSRSALEVAHSVARLYSTYNQTQLTWNIGGRIAGHLASVVGLAKVKLSQLLLLTLPGTPVFNYGDEIGLQDQPTKNPTMVWDVSNDTETSKSTFRAFFKTVSEKRMKERSLQHGEYLPLFNSTFAMAYARKWDQNERYIIALNWHPNETVTLQLKHAEIPKQATVVFSTIDRDVDKLLDLASLKVKPEEGIMLKFPYTS
- the calm3b gene encoding calmodulin 3b (phosphorylase kinase, delta); this encodes MADQLTEEQIAEFKEAFSLFDKDGDGTITTKELGTVMRSLGQNPTEAELQDMINEVDADGNGTIDFPEFLTMMARKMKDTDSEEEIREAFRVFDKDGNGYISAAELRHVMTNLGEKLTDEEVDEMIREADIDGDGQVNYEEFVQMMTAK